From a region of the Oryza sativa Japonica Group chromosome 6, ASM3414082v1 genome:
- the LOC4340769 gene encoding dof zinc finger protein 4-like, translated as MQEFHPVPGLAGRLFGGAAAAAAVAAVEEVRCPRCDSSNTKFCYYNNYNLSQPRHFCKACRRYWTKGGLLRNVPVGGGCRKPKRPAPPPSSSFTGGGGGGGGCGHRDSKSARSAGGGGDGSGSTASATATPAAAPASSNTLSAAVSQPSSVDALSPPPAPMFADQATAFASLFAPPPPPPSQALPAFASFTAQPKAEEDVADAPALAATEQHRSSSAASFAAHSISPPFAAARSSDGPAAAAAAAAADWAPPTAVLDAGMFDLAGAIGGDTSYWNAASWTDHDGTIYLP; from the coding sequence ATGCAGGAGTTCCACCCCGTCCCCgggctggccggccggctgttcggcggcgcggcggcggcggcggctgtggcggcggtggaggaggtgcgGTGCCCGCGGTGCGACTCGTCGAACACCAAGTTCTGCTACTACAACAACTACAACCTCTCCCAGCCCCGCCACTTCTGCAAGGCGTGCCGCCGCTACTGGACcaagggcggcctcctccgcaacgtccccgtcggcggcggctgccgcaaGCCCAagcgcccggcgccgccgccgtcgtcctccttcaccggcggcggcggcggcggcggcgggtgtggCCATCGCGACTCCAAGAGCGCACGctcagccggcggcggcggcgacggctcgggcTCGACCGCGAGCGCCACGGCGACCCCCGCTGCGGCGCCTGcgtcgtcgaacaccttgtctGCTGCTGTTTCCCAGCCAAGCAGCGTCGACGCGCTGTCGCCGCCTCCGGCGCCGATGTTCGCCGACCAGGCCACGGCGTTCGCGTcgctcttcgcgccgccgccgccgccaccgtcgcagGCGCTCCCGGCCTTCGCGAGCTTCACGGCGCAGCCCAAGGCAGAGGAGGACGTCGCCGACGCACCTGCGCTCGCAGCCACGGAGCAGCACCGGTCGTCCTCGGCGGCGTCGTTCGCCGCACACAGCatctcgccgccgttcgccgccgcaCGGTCCTCGGAtgggccggcagcggctgccgccgccgccgccgccgactgggcGCCTCCGACGGCGGTGCTCGACGCCGGGATgttcgacctcgccggcgccatcggcGGCGACACGTCGTACTGGAACGCGGCGAGCTGGACTGACCACGACGGCACGATCTACCTGCCGTAG
- the LOC4340770 gene encoding protein MICROTUBULE BINDING PROTEIN 2C, which translates to MLDRSLRPPQPQQAAAEAEAGPGGGEGGGNVDRVLFKNLVEMVPLVESLMDRRSNPSYSRRASMVYTPAPAKKGSDLKSVKSPQSVSVKKRRDPGETGKKSTADSNGENGAVAPVGLLGGENKPKDKDEIVLLREQIEELQKTLLEKEEALKSAESLVGEMNTLYSTVDELRRQVADKEGLIKSINSQLHNAKIMLADKQASLEKLEWEVKTSNKKVEDLQGDVSNMEFEIGSLMALFEKISENVSGELQDGSLPSSFELEALQSTSEIDKIEVEKIEQEAVTYAEALAAARENPNEEQLNIAAEARLRLQVLVL; encoded by the exons ATGCTCGACCGATCCCTcaggccgccgcagccgcagcaggcggcggcggaggcggaggcgggccccggcggtggcgagggaggGGGGAACGTGGATCGGGTGCTGTTCAAGAACCTCGTCGAGATGGTGCCGCTCGTGGAGTCGCTCATG GACCGGAGGTCGAACCCGTCCTACTCGAGGCGCGCGTCGATGGTGtacacgccggcgccggcgaagaag GGTTCTGATTTGAAGAGTGTGAAGTCGCCGCAAAGTGTGTCGGTGAAAAAACGGAGGGATCCTGGAGAGACGGGCAAGAAGAGCACCGCCGACTCCAATGGTGAGAATGGCGCGGTTGCGCCAGTCGGTCTGTTGGGGGGAGAAAATAAACCCAAGGATAAGGATGAGATCGTTTTGCTGCGTGAGCAGATCGAAGAGTTGCAAAAGACGCTGCTTGAGAAAGAGGAAGCACTGAAATCCGCGGAGAGTTTGGTGGGTGAGATGAATACATTATATTCGACAGTAGATGAGCTGAGACGCCAGGTTGCTGACAAGGAAGGTTTGATCAAATCTATCAATTCTCAGCTGCACAATGCGAAG ATTATGCTTGCAGACAAGCAAGCATCATTAGAGAAATTAGAATGGGAGGTGAAGACGTCAAATAAGAAAGTAGAAGATCTTCAAGGGGATGTCTCCAATATGGAGTTTGAGATAGGTTCGTTGATGGCATTATTCGAAAAAATTTCGGAGAATGTTTCAGGTGAACTCCAAGATGGTAGCTTGCCATCATCTTTTGAATTGGAAGCACTTCAATCAACT AGCGAAATCGACAAGATTGAGGTTGAGAAGATAGAGCAAGAAGCGGTTACATATGCCGAAGCTCTTGCTGCAGCAAGAGAGAACCCAAACGAGGAGCAGCTGAATATAGCTGCGGAAGCACGGTTAAGGCTGCAGGTCCTTGTGCTATGA
- the LOC4340771 gene encoding anther-specific protein BCP1, giving the protein MSRATVAILFYILTAAAAISAAAQAPAESPSPKPSKSTAAATPAKAPTVASAPRKAGPAAAPTTTVATSAPAGGDEVSIPPTPFATVVSPVADGPADAADADFSGAGALKRCAAVAGVAAAIATVTFY; this is encoded by the coding sequence ATGTCGCGCGCCACGGTCGCCATCCTCTTCTACATCctcacagccgccgccgccatcagcgcggcggcgcaggcccCAGCGGAGTCGCCATCGCCAAAGCCATCGAAGAGCACGGCAGCTGCCACCCCTGCAAAGGCACCCACCGTCGCATCGGCACCGAGGAAGGCCGGACCAGCTGCCGCGCCGACGACCACCGTGGCTACCTCCGCGCCTGCTGGTGGCGACGAGGTGTCCATCCCCCCTACGCCGTTCGCCACCGTGGTGTCTCCCGTCGCCGATGGACCTGCCGATGCGGCTGACGCCGATTTCTCCGGTGCCGGTGCTCTCAAGAGGTGCGCTGCCGTTGCCGGTGTCGCGGCTGCCATTGCCACCGTCACCTTCTACTAA
- the LOC112939320 gene encoding fasciclin-like arabinogalactan protein 1 encodes MALAGTLNASTVFFLLLLLLSSSSPTTPRRRWRGGGGFTVFCPADDAVAAFIPAFRGLTADAKVALLLYHAVAAHFSEEALKAINGEVNTLATDGGGGGKVLNLTIEEDDDGAGATVKLSSSSGNVARVTKTIQDADPHAVYLIDAVLMPLDVVVNVSSGGGAAAPSPAPVTSPAPAPAQATNPSPSPDSKPDNQPAAEQPPENSASRGGMAAWSLLSVVVPAIASLVLR; translated from the exons ATGGCGTTGGCCGGAACCCTCAACGCCTccaccgtcttcttcctcctcctgctgctcctcT CCTCGTCATCTCCGACGACGCCGCGGAGGAgatggagaggcggcggcgggttcacCGTGTTCTGCCCGGCCGAcgacgcggtggcggcgttCATCCCGGCGTTCAGGGGCCTCACCGCCGACGCGAAGGTGGCGCTCCTGCTGTACCACGCCGTCGCGGCGCACTTCTCCGAGGAGGCGCTCAAGGCGATCAACGGGGAGGTGAACACGctggccaccgacggcggcggaggaggcaaggTCTTGAACCTCACcatcgaggaggacgacgacggcgccggagcCACCGTGAaactgtcgtcgtcgtccgggaACGTGGCGCGGGTGACCAAGACGATCCAGGACGCGGACCCCCACGCCGTGTACCTCATCGACGCCGTGCTAATGCCATTGGATGTGGTGGTCAACGTCtcttccggcggcggcgcggctgcccCTTCACCGGCGCCGGTCACTTCACCTGCACCCGCACCTGCTCAGGCCACAAATCCGTCCCCTTCGCCGGACAGCAAGCCCGACAATCAGCCGGCCGCGGAGCAGCCTCCGGAGAACAGCGCGAGCAGGGGCGGCATGGCAGCGTGGAGTCTGCTCTCGGTGGTCGTGCCGGCCATAGCGTCGTTGGTGCTCCGGTGA
- the LOC4340772 gene encoding nuclear transcription factor Y subunit B-10-like: MEPAFPNGGAAAPPPPMAAEQLPPAAAVVREQDRLMPIANVIRIMRRVLPPHAKISDDAKEVIQECVSEFISFVTGEANDRCHREHRKTVTAEDLVWAMDRLGFDDYVPPLTAYLRRMREYEGGGSGGGGGGGRGAAAAPAVVPPPPPPPPEDAFRYVQVHHPVYAAPGEPVQGYGYPVAMSSALPAPHVHVGVRGGGQHEVFGGGPAPLAVYYGGAPYGEASSRGGCSAADEGSSSSSASPAPVGPNYE, encoded by the coding sequence ATGGAGCCCGCATTTCCCAACGGAGGTGCGGCTGCTCCACCACCGCCCATGGCGGCGGagcagctgccgccggcggcggcggtggtccggGAGCAGGACCGCCTGATGCCGATCGCGAACGTGATCCGCATCATGCGGCGCGTGCTCCCGCCGCACGCCAAGATCTCCGACGACGCCAAGGAGGTGATCCAGGAGTGCGTGTCGGAGTTCATCAGCTTCGTCACCGGCGAGGCCAACGACCGGTGCCACCGCGAGCACCGCAAGACGGTCACCGCCGAGGACCTCGTCTGGGCCATGGACCGCCTCGGCTTCGACGACTACGTCCCGCCGCTCACCGCCTACCTCCGCCGCATGCGCGAGTACGAGGGCGGCGGatcaggtggtggtggtggtggtggccgtggcgccgccgccgcccccgccgtcgtgccgccgccgccgccgccgcctcccgagGACGCGTTCCGCTACGTGCAGGTCCATCATCCCGTGTACGCGGCGCCAGGTGAGCCGGTGCAGGGGTACGGTTACCCCGTGGCCATGTCGTCTGCTCTGCCGGCGCCGCACGTGCACGtcggcgtccgcggcggcgggcagcacGAGGTGTTCGGTGGCGGGCCGGCGCCCCTGGCTGTCTACTACGGAGGAGCGCCGTACGGCGAGgccagcagccgcggcggcTGCTCTGCCGCCGACGAGGGGAGCTCGTCGTCgagcgcctcgccggcgccggtcgGCCCCAACTATGAgtaa